From a region of the Impatiens glandulifera chromosome 4, dImpGla2.1, whole genome shotgun sequence genome:
- the LOC124933620 gene encoding probable glycosyltransferase At5g03795 has product MNILMQQIFIILMYRINWKKLLILFSIITTAGVFFQIHILSYPLNLWVYSPEEMISSNKTWNPKVHLKEINQHIVQFENIENLHLAAVVSHNLSMSSNQSVPIVEDEDNVTTQKDIQQKGKDLAMVPNEELNYAKQQMNNISSVVDNPDPDLYAPIFRNVSTFQRSYELMEGILKVYIYKDGKRPIFHQPYLQGIYSSEGWFMKLMEGNKQFVTKEPEKAHLFYLPYSARQLQIALYVPDSHNMKQLSIFLRDYVNRIAAKYPFWNRTHGSDHFLVACHDWGPYTLKEHEELTKNTIKALCNADSSEGIFIQGKDVSLPETTIRNRRRPLRGIGGNKVSKRPILAFFAGHMHGRVRPILHEFWHEKDKDMRIYGLLPKKKAMSYVEHMKSSRYCLCPMGYEVNSPRIVEAIYYECVPVIIADNFVPPMNEVLEWNAFSVRVAEKEIPRLKEILMGIPMKKYVEMRNNVKMVQKHFHWNGKDVVRYDLFHMILHSIWYARLNQLQVTNDS; this is encoded by the exons ATGAACATATTAATGCAGCAAATCTTTATAATCCTGATGTATAGAATAAATTGGAAGAAGCTGCTAATACTTTTTTCCATAATCACAACTGCTGGTGTCTTCTTTCAAATTCATATACTTTCTTATCCACTGAACTTATGGGTTTACTCACCAGAAGAAATGATTTCTTCAAACAAAACTTGGAACCCTAAAGTGCACTTAAAGGAAATTAACCAGCACATTGTTCAGTTTGAAAATATCGAAAACCTTCATCTAGCTGCTGTTGTCTCCCACAACTTATCCATGAGCTCGAATCAATCAGTACCCATCGTAGAAGACGAAGACAATGTTACAACACAGAAGGATATTCAGCAGAag GGAAAAGATTTGGCCATGGTACCAAATGAAGAACTGAATTATGCAAAACAACAAATGAATAACATCTCATCTGTCGTTGATAATCCAGACCCTGATCTATACGCCCCAATCTTCAGGAATGTCTCCACTTTCCAGAG gAGTTATGAGCTAATGGAAGGCATACTTAAAGTATACATATACAAAGATGGAAAGAGACCAATTTTCCATCAACCTTATTTACAAGGAATTTATTCATCTGAAGGATGGTTTATGAAGTTAATGGAAGGAAACAAGCAATTCGTGACAAAGGAACCAGAAAAGGCTCACTTATTCTATCTCCCATATAGTGCTCGTCAGTTACAAATTGCTCTATATGTCCCTGACTCACATAACATGAAACAACTATCCATATTCCTTCGAGATTATGTTAACAGAATTGCTGCAAAGTACCCCTTTTGGAACAGGACTCACGGATCCGATCATTTCCTCGTCGCTTGTCATGACTGG GGTCCTTATACACTTAAAGAGCACGAAGAACTAACAAAGAACACAATCAAGGCACTATGCAACGCAGATTCATCCGAAGGAATCTTCATTCAAGGAAAAGACGTATCCCTTCCAGAAACCACCATAAGAAATCGAAGAAGACCCCTCCGAGGAATCGGAGGCAATAAAGTTTCAAAGCGTCCAATTCTCGCATTCTTCGCAGGCCACATGCATGGGAGAGTTCGGCCAATCCTTCACGAGTTTTGGCACGAAAAAGACAAAGACATGAGAATCTACGGTCTTCTTCCAAAGAAAAAAGCAATGTCTTACGTAGAACACATGAAATCGAGTCGATACTGTCTTTGTCCTATGGGATATGAAGTGAACAGTCCGAGGATAGTTGAGGCGATATATTACGAATGTGTCCCTGTTATTATTGCGGACAATTTTGTCCCTCCGATGAATGAAGTGCTGGAATGGAACGCTTTTTCGGTAAGGGTGGCGGAAAAGGAGATTCCTAGATTGAAGGAGATCTTGATGGGGATTCCTATGAAGAAATATGTTGAGATGAGGAATAATGTGAAGATGGTTCAAAAGCATTTTCATTGGAATGGAAAAGATGTTGTCAGGTATGATTTGTTTCATATGATTCTACATTCTATTTGGTATGCTAGGCTCAATCAACTTCAAGTAACTAATGATTCATGA
- the LOC124933621 gene encoding transcription factor MYB114-like, with translation MKKSSIQINVKGAWTAEEDKTLSEYIHLHGPKKWKSIATRSGLNRCGKSCRLRWLNYLRPNIKRGNFSEQEEDLILRLHKLLGNRWSLIAGRLPGRTDNEIKNYWNSHMSKRYNNVIKEVKNNNKITNMMNLNSSLPSPIMESTDQLGLGRRIEEKEEEEEDVKLMFDFSVEGTNGLEWVNRFLELDDDHHDYL, from the exons ATGAAGAAATCATCAATCCAGATTAACGTTAAAGGAGCATGGACTGCTGAAGAAGACAAGACACTTTCCGAATACATTCATCTTCATGGACCAAAGAAGTGGAAATCTATAGCCACGAGATCAG GTTTGAACAGATGTGGAAAGAGTTGTCGACTGAGATGGTTGAATTATCTTCGACCCAATATTAAAAGAGGCAACTTTTCTGAACAAGAAGAGGATTTGATTCTTCGACTTCATAAGCTTTTGGGAAATAGGTGGTCTTTAATTGCTGGTAGACTTCCGGGAAGAACAGATAACgagattaaaaattattggAATTCTCATATGAGCAAAAGATATAATAATGTGATTAAGGAGGTCAAGAACAATAACAAGATCACCAATATGATGAATTTGAATTCATCACTACCTTCTCCTATTATGGAATCGACAGATCAATTGGGGTTGGGAAGAagaattgaagaaaaagaagaagaagaagaagatgtgaaGTTAATGTTTGATTTCTCTGTTGAGGGAACAAATGGATTGGAATGGGTTAATAGGTTTCTTGAATTAGATGATGATCATCATgattatctttaa